The following is a genomic window from Chryseobacterium ginsenosidimutans.
CAACTGATTGTGAATGGTAAAAAAGAGTTTGTAGGCTCTGACCGAGATGCAGTGGAAAGTGCGATTCAGACGGCTTTATTTAATTCCAGCAATGCTAAAGTTGATTTATCTGCAAAAGTTTCGGAGAAAGAAATTAATGTAAACTTCAAAACTGTAGAAAATAATTCACAAAACAAGCTTCTTGTAACTCTTGTCGAAAAAAAGGCATCCACAAATGTTCAAAAAGGGGAAAACGAAGGTCGCCATTTGATCCATTGGCAGATTGTTCATCAACAAAATCAAATTTCTTTGAAAAATTCTACAGAAGGAACGACGAGTTTTAAGCTTCCTGAAAATTTCAATATTAATGATTGGGAAATTATTGGAATGATCCAAAATGTAAAAACAGGAGAAATTCTAGGTTCTGCAAAGGCTTCTTTTTAAAATTAATATTCAAAATAAAAAATAGTAACAACTTAAAACAATAAAAAATGAAAACAAAAACAACAAAAATCATCTATTGGTCAGGTGCAATTTTTATGTCATTATGGTTTGGAGCAAGCGGCTTCTTTGAACTGACAAAAAATCCTGTAGTTTGGGACATCACCTTGCAATTAGGCTATCCATCGCATTTCATCTACATTTTAGGAGTATTTAAACTAGCCGGAATTCTGGTTTTATTACTTCCAAACAGATTATTAAGATTGAAAGAATGGGTTTTCGCAGGAATGTTTTTTGACATCACTTTTGCATTCTTTTCAAAAATTGCTGTGCTTGGTTTTCCATCAACGATCGATGCCATTGTAGCATTTACGGTACTTTCAGTAACTTATTTTATGTTCAGAAAATTATACACGCCAAAACCGATTTTTGGAGAAGCTTAATTTAAAGTAAAAATTGAATAGATCCGTCTTTAATATAACAACAATCAACTTTTCAGACTTATGTTAAAATAAATCCTCCCAGAAATGAGAGGATTTATTGTTGAAAATTATGATTAGAAAATATAAATAAAATTTTAAAACGATTTAAGCATGAGCTTTTCTCAATTTAATCATACTTAAAACCAATAATCCCAAAATCCCCAGTACAAAATATCCTTCTGCAACCTGCAATTGAATCTGAGGCCGTATGATTGCTACAATCCCATAACTGATTGCTGATGTAATAATGAAAGCAATTCCACCCGTCAAACCGCCTGCAATCCCCGCAGAATTGGGAAATCTTCCGATACAGTAAGAGAAATAATTATTAAAAATAAATCCTGCTGTAACATGTATTGCAAATGCAAAAGCAACCAAACTGTAAATGTTATTTGAAAAATAGGAAGCAAAAAACATTAAAATGATTAAAAGTATTTGGACAAAGTTAGCGTAACGAATTTTCGGCAAAAAGGCTTTATTGATTAAAGCTTTTCCTAAAAATCCACCCGTCATCCATGCAAAACCGAGAATTAATGAAACATAACCTGCAACCACTTCAGAATAGCCCATTTTATGTTCAATAATGAAAGAACCGCACAAATTGAAAAACATAATCATTGAATAACTCAATCCGCACATTACCATTCCATAGAAGAAATCTTTCGCCTTAAACATAGAATTATACTCTTTCAACAAAAATTCCAGATGAAAAGGATTCCGTTTTTTCAGTGTTTCTCCTGAAAATATAAACTCTAATATCAAAAGTAATAAGCTATATCCTGCCAAGACATAAAAATTCGACTGCCATCCAAAACTTTTCTGCAAATATCCCCCAATAAAAGGTGCAATGATAGGGCCAACAGACCAAACGATCGTCATAATACTGAGATAATGTTTCCGCGCTTCACCTTCATAAACATCTACAAAAAATGCCCGTTTCGAAACGACTGCAAATCCGGATAAAATACCTTGTAATACCCTCATAGCATAGATTACAAAAATATTCTGAGTAGTTGCTGTAATCAAAAATGAAACAATAAATAAAGCTAACGAAATCATTGAAACTTTATACCTTCCAAATGAATCAACAATACTTCCTGCAAAAAACTGAGTGAGCCCATAACTGATTAAAAATATCGATAAAGTAAGCTGAATATTGCTTTCCGGCTGATGAAGTTCTGTTGCCATACTCGGCATTGAAGGCAGATAAATATCCGTTGCTAAGCCCGACATCGGAATTACAGCAAATGCTAAAATTGTAGCAATAGCTTTATTTTTTTCTTTGAGTGTTATCATCCATTAAAATCTTTTCATTAAAATTCAGATTTTTAAAAAAATTAGAAATCTGAATTCTTATAATCGTTTAGTTATTTACTAATTTCATAGAGCCTTCACTGTATCTTTCTCCAATATTTGGATATTTTTTCAAGATAGCATCGATGGTTTCCAAATCAGATTGTGAAAGTTCAATATTGGTTGCAGCAATATTTTCTTCTAGATATTTAATACGTTTTGTTCCCGGAATCGGGATAATGTCTTCTCCCTGATTCAATACCCAGGCAAGAGCCAACTGAGTTCCTTTTACTCCTTTAGATTGAGCAAATTCATTGATTTCTTTTGCTAAATTCCTGTTATTTTCAAGATATTCTTCCTGATAACGAGGCAGAGATTTTCTGAAATCTTCATCTGTAAAATTCTGTACCTCATTAATATTGGAGAAAAGCCCTCTTGCTAAAGGAGAATACGGAACTAAACTAATTCCCAACTCTCTGATTGTAGGTAAAATTTCTTTTTCCACATCTTTTGTCAGCAATGAATATTCTGACTGTAAAGCTGCAATCGGGTGAATTTTATTTGCTTTTCTGATAGATTCTGCAGACGCTTCTGATAAGCCTAAATATCTCACTTTTCCGGCTTTTACTAAATCCGCCATCGCTCCAACCGTTTCCTCAACAGGAATATTAGGGTCGATTCTGTGAGCATAATAAAGATCTATTTCATCAATTTTTAATCTTTGAAGACTTAAATCTACAGCCTGTTTTATCCATTCCGGTGAACCGTCAAAATAAGTTCCGGGAGCTCCACTATGGCTTGCTTTTCCGTCTTTAAACCTGAATCCGAATTTTGTAGCTATAAAAATTTTGTCACGGTTCGGAACCAAAACTTTTGAAATCAGCTTTTCATTTTCTCCGTTTGCATACATATCTGCCGTATCCCAAAGGTTCACTCCTAAATCCAAAGCTTTATGCAAAGTATTGATACTTTCTTGTTCGTCGGTCGGGCCATACGCAAAACTCATTCCCATACACCCCAAACCGATAGCAGATAACTGCTCATTTGTATTTCCTAATTTTCTAAATTTCATGATAACTGTGATTTTAAATTTATAAGACAAAATTATAACAGAAACTCGTCGATCGTAATATAGAATTCAAACGAAGAATTATAAAATTCAAACAACAGTACTTCTTACTGTATTGGGCGTTATTCCTGTTTGTTTTTTAAAATAATTGGTAAAATAAGCAGGCTCTTCAAAGCCTAATCCGTAGGCAATTTCTGAGATATTCCAATCAGTATGTTTCAATAACGCATTTGCTTCCTGAATGATTCTCGACGTAATCTGCTGACTTGTTGTTCTTCCCGTGATCTCTTTCACAGAACGGTTCAGCGAGTTTACATGAATGGATAAACTTTCTGCATAATCAACCGGGCTTTTCAATCTTAAGAAGCTTTCCGGGCTGTCGATCGGGAATTGTCTTTCCAATAATTCCATGAATAAAGAGGCTACCCTTTGTGAAGCGTTCTGATACGGTTCAAAATTTTCTGCGGGATGCATTTTCATCGTTTCATGGATCAGAAGGTGAAGATAAGCTCTAAGCATATCGTATTTATGCAGATAATCCGATTGAATTTCGGTCATCATTTTATTAAAAATATCCGCTACAGTTTTCTGTTGCTGCTCATCAATAAAGAAAATCGGAGTTCCGCCAACCTTAAAAAGCTGTGAATCCTGCAGTGTTCCCAATCGGTTTCCATCATACAAAAAATGATCTGTAAAAAGGCAGAAAAAACCCTTCTGATGGCCGTCTTCAGCTTCCCAGGAATATGGAATTACGGGGTTTGAAAACAATAAAGCCGGTTTATCTACATAAATCCATTTATCAGCATAATGAAGTTTACCTTTTCCTATAATTAATGAAATTTTATAGTAATCCCTTCTGCTGTACGGTGTAATAGATGAACAATTTTCGCGCGAAAATACATTAAAATGCCCAACTCCGGGAGTTTTAATACATTGTAGCCCTTTATTTTCTGCATTACGCTCATAAAAGCCTTTTACTGTTTCTCTAGATTCCATTGTTCAAAATTATAAAATTCAAACAGAATTTGAATTATAAAATAATTACAATTGATAAAATGATTTGAGAGCTGTGGCTAATTTTTCACTTCGTTTCTATTCTGTTTCTAAATTAGCCCCGATAGAAACGGTTACCCCGCAACTGGCATTGGAGAGTTGAAGGGTTTAAGGTTGGAGAGCGTTGGCGTGAGGAGTATGAGTGGATAGCGGGAAATAGCTCCTGAAATTATTAATGATGAATAATTGTGAATTTCTCCTTCGTCGAAATGATAGCTGGAGTATTTTTTTTCAGGAAATTAATTTATAAAACGACAAAACCACTCTTACGAATGGCTTTGTTTATTTTGGAACCGAGTTTTATTGGTAGATAACTACATCATCTTTTTTAATCTGATAGCGCGTTTTTTTGTAAGGAACTAAGACATAGTTTTCTTTAATATGGCTTCCGCTTTTCCAAAGTTTACTTTTGCCCTGTTTTGTAAGAATGATGCTTTTTGCAGCTCCATCCGGAATAAAAATTTCAGCTTTTTTCATGTCTTTGCTAAAAATAACTACCGTCATTGTAGTATAGCTTTTATCCGAGCTTACTTCGTTCAATTTGATTTTTTGTTCGAAAACTCTTACACAATCATTCTTAATTTGTGAGTAAGTATACCCTGCAGAACCAATGCAGCCGTGAACATCTCTATCGCCACCCACTTTTTGTGCAAAAGCTAAGGAACCAAACAGCATTGCAGTGAATAAAATTGCTTTTTTCATATTTTAATTTTTAATGTTTTCAATTTGGTAAAGTATGCCAAATATGGTATCAGTTAATTTGATTCTAAGATACAAAAAAGCCACTCATTTTAAGTGGCTTATAAATTTATTTTGTCCAGTTGATTTTTGAATGTTTTACGTCTTCAGAGTTTGTACCGATCATGATATCAAATTCTCCGGACTCCCAATCATACTTCAAATCTCCGTTGTAGAATTTCAGATTTTCCGGAGTAATATCGAAAGTAACCTTTTTAGATTCTCCTTTTTTCAACATCACTTTTTGGAATCCTTTCAACTCTTTTACAGGTCTTGTGATGCTTCCAACCATGTCTCTAATATATAACTGAACTACCTCAGCGCCATCATAATTACCAGAGTTGGTTACTGTTACAGAAGCCTGAATGGACTGATTTCCTTTTGGACTTGCATTAGAAACCGTCACATCAGAATAGTTAAATTTCGTATAACTCAACCCATAACCGAACGGATAAAGAGGCGTATTACACTCATCCATATAATTGGAACGAAATCTCTGGTATTCACATTTATCAACCAATTTCTGGTCTAAAGGACGACCTGTATTTTTAGCATTATAATAAATCGGAACTTGCCCTAAACTTCTCGGGAACGTCATTGGTAATTTGCCTGAAGGATTTACTTTTCCGAAAAGTACGTCAGAAATAGCATTTCCGGCTTCTGAACCAGCGAACCAAACATTAAGAATTGCATCAGGCGTATCTTTTACATTCGTTAAAGCTAAAGGACGACCCGTGAAAAGTACCATTGCGATTGGTTTTCCTGTCTTTTTTAATTCGTTTAATAAATCAACCTGCGATTGCGGAATCGTAATCTCCGTTCTTGAAGAAGATTCGCCACTCATTTCCGCAGATTCGCCGATCGCTAAGACAATAACGTCTGCTTTGTTGGCAATGTCAACCGCTTCTTTCAATAAGGCTTCTTTTGAACGGTTGTCTCTGTCAGTTTTTTTACCGTGAGCTGCGTAAATATCTTCTAATTTCGCATCATAATCGATGTTGGCACCTTTAGCAGAAAGAAATTTCACTTCTTTTCCAAAATTTTCCTGCAAACCCTGCATTAAATTAACCGCTTTGTCATGTTGGGCGGCAACACTCCAGGTTCCTGCCATGTTTAATGAATTGTTCACCAATGGACCGATTACCGCAACCGTTCCTGATTTTTTCAAAGGAAGAATCTGGTTGTCATTTTTCATTAAAACCATTGACTGAGCTGCAGCATTTCTTGCAATATTTCTATTTTCCATGCTGTAAACTTCTTTTGACGCCAATTTTGCATCTCCATATTTGTAAGGATCTGTAAATAATCCTAAATCATATTTTGCTTCCAAAATTCTTTTTGCTGCCAAGTCGATCTCAGCCTGAGTGACTTTGCCTTCTGATAAAGATTTTTTTAAAGTAGTTAAAAAACCTTCACCCACCATATCCATATCGATACCTGCTTTTAAAGCTAAAGCCGAAACCTGCTGAAGATCTCCCATTCCGTGGTCAACCATTTCGTTGATTCCCGTGTAATCTGTTACTACAAAACCTTTGAAGTTCCATTTGTTCCTTAAAACTTCGGTTTGCAACCATCTGTTTCCTGTTGCAGGAACTCCGTCAACTTCATTGAAAGAAGCCATCACAGAAGCTACGCCCGCATCAACAGCCGCTTTGTAAGGTGGAAAATATTCATTGAACATTCTCACGTGACTCATGTCAACGGTATTGTAATCTCTTCCTGCTTCACCTGCTCCGTACAATGCAAAATGTTTAACACAAGCTAAAATTGTATTGCTCAAAGACAAATCTTTTCCCTGATAACCATACACCATGTTTTTAGCAATTTCACTTCCTAAATAAGGATCTTCACCGGAACCTTCGGAAACCCTTCCCCATCTTGGCTCACGGGAAATATCAACCATTGGCGAGTACGTCCAGTTGATCCCGTCAGAAGAAGCTTCTTTAGCAGCAACTCTTGCAGACTGCTGAACCAAATTCATATCCCAAGAAGCCGCTAAACCTAGTGGAATCGGAAAAGTTGTTTCATAACCGTGGATCACGTCCATCCCGAAAATCAAAGGAATTTTCAGACGGCTGTTTTCAACAGCAACTTTTTGAACGGCTCTGATTTTATCTGCACCTTTTATATTGAATAGTCCGCCAACTAACCCTTGTTCGACTTTTTTTCCGATGTCTGAACTTTTAGCCAAACCTGTAGTAAAATCTCCTGAACTTGGTAAATTCAGCTGCCCGATTTTTTCATCTAAAGTCATTTTCGACAAAAGATTATCTACAAAAGCTTTCTTTTTAGCCTGATATTGAGCCGTCTGATAAGACTGAACGGGTTTCGTTACCATTTCCTGCGCCGAAAACATCGGAGCCAGGGCTAAAGTTGCGATTACAATTAACTTTTTCATAAATCTATCTTCTTTAATTATAGTTTCTTTTTGTTTAATTTTTTAATAATAATTGTGTCTTAAACGCAAAATTAGCTAAGTTTTCTTTAAAAATATTGTGAATATTTTTCGTTCACAAAGGCATTTCACTTAGCCAAGATCACAGATTTTTCATCATTATTATTTAACTATTTTTCTTTTTGACAACATCCATTCATATAATTTAGGATTTGAATAGGTAGAATCCCAAGAATTATGGTTGTCATTCGGGAAAATTGTCAGTTCTGCAGTTGGATTGATCGGGTGTAGTTTTTGGTAAAAATTAAAAGCATTTTCGGGTAAAACAACGTCGTCCATTCCGCCTTGAAAAATCTTTATATTTAAATCTTTATACTGATCGATATTATCTTCCATTACCCTATCTGTTGGTGCACAAACTGACACTACGGCTGCAAACATTTCAGGATGTTCCATTGCGAGTTTTAACGTTCCCCAACCGCCCATTGAAAGCCCGGTAAGGTAAATTCTGGAAACATCAATTTTATATTTTGACTGAATTTCTTTAATCAAATTGTAAACTGTTTCCGTATCCCACCACATATTTTCAGGACATTGAGGTGCCAGAATCGCAATAGGTTCTTTAATTAGATTTTTGTAAGTAAAAGGACTGTGAGCCTTCACTATTTCCAAATTAGTGCCTCTTTCACCTGAACCGTGGAGAAATATAATCAGAGGAACATTTCCTTTGGCATTTTGAGGATAATCTAAGATGTAGGAGATTTTTTCCTGTCTTTTAACTTCTTTGTTTAGTTCTCCTTTGATTTCCTGTGCATTTAGGCTTAAAGAAAATGGAAGAGCTAGAAATGGTATATATTTGAATTTAAATTTCATTATGGAATTTTTAAGTTTGGTTAAAGCCAATTTAATTAATTCTTTTTATTTAAACGGGTAAAAACCGTTCTATTGATTATTTTTGACTCCTTGACAAGGCTTTATTTTGTTAAGCATTATTTAGCCCCGATTGCAGCATTTATTTGAGCTCATTTTTTGTGTTTCGGTGCGGCGGCAAAGCCGCCGCACCGAAACACAAAAAATAGCGAGTGCGGAAAGCGGGATTAAGCTCCTAAAAAATACTATTTAATATTATACTTTTCAGATTTGAAGCTCAATCTCTTTAATCCTTGCTGAATTTCGGGAGCATTCATAAATAATTTCCATAAAAATCCTGTTCTGTAGTTTTCGATCATCGGAGCAATTGTTCCTTGGTCGATGGCTAAATATCTTGGGGTCCTCCAATTGTTATAATTGATTGAAGTTGCATCGTAAGGTCCTGCAGAACCTATGAATTCGGGCTTTTGAGTGTATAAAAACCGTAAAAAGTCCATTGATTCTTTTGGTGAATACGGGAAACTGCTCAATGCCGCCGTCGGAGTGATGACACCGCGGTCGTTTTGAGGAAAATGGGCATCGTAGCCAACACTTCCATCTTCATTTCTTGAATATCCTGCCGTTAACCCCCAATAATTTGGTCCGTATCCTTTCCATTGTTTTGGGTTTTCAACACAATATTTGTAATCAATAAGTACTTGATTTTTATTTAAATCGAAGTAATTTTTGATTAATTTATCTGATAAATTCGTAGGATCTAAACCGATGTAAGAATATTGTGTCCAGAATAATGGTCCTCCGTATTCTTCGGCTCCATTGTGTTTTACGTACATTGGAAGCCCGTATTTTTCTTTGTCTGAAAGGTAGGTTCCATTTCTTGTCCAACCTTTGTAGTATGTTTCGGCATCGATTGAATAGGTTGGTGATGAAGCCGCTAAAATATAAGTAATTAAGCATTCATTATAACCTTGTAATGGAAAATTCATTTCCCATTGATATTCGGGCGACCAATGCCAGTAAAGAACTTTTTCGCCTCCTTTGGTGTACCAGTTCCATTGAATTCCTTTCCAAAGTTCGTTACATTTTTGAGCCAACGCTTTTTCTTCAGCATTTCCGTTTTTAAAATATTCACGAACCATTAAAATTCCTGAAGTTAAGAATGCTGTTTCAACCAGATCTCCGCCATTATCTTTTTTACCAAAAGGAACAGTTTTTCCTGTTTCTCCATTAATCCAGTGTGACCAGGCGCCTTTATGACGGTCTGCTTTTGCAAGGAAATCCATCATGCTAGTCAGTCTTTTTACCGCTTCTTTTCTTGGAACAAAACCTCTTTCAACTCCAACCAAAATAGTTGCTAATCCAAATCCTGATCCACCTGTTGTAACAACATGTTTATCATTATCCGGATAGATATTGTCTTCGTGATATCGCTCTCTTCCCAACATGGAATGCGGTTCTGCATAATCCCAGAAATATTTTAAAGCATCTTTCTGAACTTTGTCCATTAATTGCTCATCGGTAATATTGCTCTTTACGACTGATTTTTGAGTAGATCCTTGTTTTACATTTTGGGAGTTTTTGCATGAAACTGCAAATAATGATACTACAGCAATTGATAGTGTTATCCTTTTCATAATTCATTTATTTTTAAAATCATCCCTAAAAGAAGAGGAGAACTTTCATTCTCCTCTCAGTTTTATTTATTTTTAGTAACCAGGGTTCTGGGTTAAAATACCTTTACTATCTGTAATTGCTCTTAAAGGTATAGGAAATAACTCATTTTTACCGGTCTGAAATCCTAATGGACCGAGGAAAGTAGCAGCTTGACCTGTTCTTACTAAATCTGGAAATCTATCATTTTCCATTGCCAATTCAACCCTTCTCTCTTGCCAGATTGCAGTTTTAAGAGCAGCCTGACCAGTTGCTGTTGTATTCGCTAGCTGAGCTCTGTTTCTTACTAAGTTGATATCTGTAATCGCAACCGCAGTATTTCCTAATTCGTTTGCTGCCTCGGCATTGATTAATAGAATGTCTGCAAATCTCAAGATCCTTATGTTTTGGATTGATCCATATCCGCATGCATTATTGTTAAGTGATGAAGGAACGTAAGTTTTATAATTCCAAGTATTGCCTGCTTGTGGATCTCCTTTTTTGATAAGATCACCTTCGGGTGTAGTTTGGCCTTCTCTAAGAATGGTAAATTGTTTTCTGATATCACCAGGTTCAAATGCATTCTCCAATGCTTGAGTTGGCGTAAAGAAACCCCATCCGTACTGATTTCTTACCCCTTGAACTTCTGCATACTGACTCCCACCAAATTCCGGAGAACAACCACAATTAACTTCGAAAACTGACTCAGTTCCAAATTCACCTGCCGGTCTAAATAAATGATTAAAACTAGGGTCTAAAGAATATCCCATTCCTTTTACTTGAGTTGAAACGTCATAAGCTTTTTGGTAGTCTTTCATATAAAGATAAACTTTTGAAAGTAATCCCAGAGCACCACCTTTTGTTACTCTTCCTTCCTGACCTGCAGGATATGTTTGCGGTAAAATTGCAGATGCTTCAGTTAAATCCTTTACAATAAATGCATATACCTCTGCAGCAGTATTTCTTGGTTTATTAATATAATCAGCTTGTAGTCCATCAAAAATAGGAACGCCTCCATATATCCTTACCAAATTAAAATAGAAATAAGCTCTCAACATTTTAGCTTCTGCAACCAATCTAGTTCTAAGAGTTGTATCCATATCAATATTCGGAACATTGGTAATAACCTGGTTTGCTCTTTGAACAGCTTGCCATTGACCAGTCCAGTATCCATTAACTCCGTCATCACTCGTTGTAAAAGAAAAATTATCATACGCATTGATAAAAGATGCATCACCAGGATTTGATCCTTTTTCAACGTCATC
Proteins encoded in this region:
- a CDS encoding DUF1223 domain-containing protein codes for the protein MILKNLIGTAAFVALMFIVSAFVYKNKAKENHQNSSFKNNGFAVLELFTSEGCSSCPPADQLMGEIEKQYKDQPVYVLAYHVDYWNSLGWKDKFSSVENSKRQQQYSQILRSQVYTPQLIVNGKKEFVGSDRDAVESAIQTALFNSSNAKVDLSAKVSEKEINVNFKTVENNSQNKLLVTLVEKKASTNVQKGENEGRHLIHWQIVHQQNQISLKNSTEGTTSFKLPENFNINDWEIIGMIQNVKTGEILGSAKASF
- a CDS encoding DoxX family protein — encoded protein: MKTKTTKIIYWSGAIFMSLWFGASGFFELTKNPVVWDITLQLGYPSHFIYILGVFKLAGILVLLLPNRLLRLKEWVFAGMFFDITFAFFSKIAVLGFPSTIDAIVAFTVLSVTYFMFRKLYTPKPIFGEA
- a CDS encoding RagB/SusD family nutrient uptake outer membrane protein; the protein is MKKIFLTISIFSIFASCNNDFVDIKPEGVVVAEDFFKTEADAMKATNAIYSFLRSWENSGFPAQFVFGVTGDDVEKGSNPGDASFINAYDNFSFTTSDDGVNGYWTGQWQAVQRANQVITNVPNIDMDTTLRTRLVAEAKMLRAYFYFNLVRIYGGVPIFDGLQADYINKPRNTAAEVYAFIVKDLTEASAILPQTYPAGQEGRVTKGGALGLLSKVYLYMKDYQKAYDVSTQVKGMGYSLDPSFNHLFRPAGEFGTESVFEVNCGCSPEFGGSQYAEVQGVRNQYGWGFFTPTQALENAFEPGDIRKQFTILREGQTTPEGDLIKKGDPQAGNTWNYKTYVPSSLNNNACGYGSIQNIRILRFADILLINAEAANELGNTAVAITDINLVRNRAQLANTTATGQAALKTAIWQERRVELAMENDRFPDLVRTGQAATFLGPLGFQTGKNELFPIPLRAITDSKGILTQNPGY
- a CDS encoding glucoamylase family protein, with amino-acid sequence MKRITLSIAVVSLFAVSCKNSQNVKQGSTQKSVVKSNITDEQLMDKVQKDALKYFWDYAEPHSMLGRERYHEDNIYPDNDKHVVTTGGSGFGLATILVGVERGFVPRKEAVKRLTSMMDFLAKADRHKGAWSHWINGETGKTVPFGKKDNGGDLVETAFLTSGILMVREYFKNGNAEEKALAQKCNELWKGIQWNWYTKGGEKVLYWHWSPEYQWEMNFPLQGYNECLITYILAASSPTYSIDAETYYKGWTRNGTYLSDKEKYGLPMYVKHNGAEEYGGPLFWTQYSYIGLDPTNLSDKLIKNYFDLNKNQVLIDYKYCVENPKQWKGYGPNYWGLTAGYSRNEDGSVGYDAHFPQNDRGVITPTAALSSFPYSPKESMDFLRFLYTQKPEFIGSAGPYDATSINYNNWRTPRYLAIDQGTIAPMIENYRTGFLWKLFMNAPEIQQGLKRLSFKSEKYNIK
- a CDS encoding helix-turn-helix domain-containing protein; translated protein: MESRETVKGFYERNAENKGLQCIKTPGVGHFNVFSRENCSSITPYSRRDYYKISLIIGKGKLHYADKWIYVDKPALLFSNPVIPYSWEAEDGHQKGFFCLFTDHFLYDGNRLGTLQDSQLFKVGGTPIFFIDEQQQKTVADIFNKMMTEIQSDYLHKYDMLRAYLHLLIHETMKMHPAENFEPYQNASQRVASLFMELLERQFPIDSPESFLRLKSPVDYAESLSIHVNSLNRSVKEITGRTTSQQITSRIIQEANALLKHTDWNISEIAYGLGFEEPAYFTNYFKKQTGITPNTVRSTVV
- a CDS encoding aldo/keto reductase translates to MKFRKLGNTNEQLSAIGLGCMGMSFAYGPTDEQESINTLHKALDLGVNLWDTADMYANGENEKLISKVLVPNRDKIFIATKFGFRFKDGKASHSGAPGTYFDGSPEWIKQAVDLSLQRLKIDEIDLYYAHRIDPNIPVEETVGAMADLVKAGKVRYLGLSEASAESIRKANKIHPIAALQSEYSLLTKDVEKEILPTIRELGISLVPYSPLARGLFSNINEVQNFTDEDFRKSLPRYQEEYLENNRNLAKEINEFAQSKGVKGTQLALAWVLNQGEDIIPIPGTKRIKYLEENIAATNIELSQSDLETIDAILKKYPNIGERYSEGSMKLVNN
- a CDS encoding MFS transporter; translation: MITLKEKNKAIATILAFAVIPMSGLATDIYLPSMPSMATELHQPESNIQLTLSIFLISYGLTQFFAGSIVDSFGRYKVSMISLALFIVSFLITATTQNIFVIYAMRVLQGILSGFAVVSKRAFFVDVYEGEARKHYLSIMTIVWSVGPIIAPFIGGYLQKSFGWQSNFYVLAGYSLLLLILEFIFSGETLKKRNPFHLEFLLKEYNSMFKAKDFFYGMVMCGLSYSMIMFFNLCGSFIIEHKMGYSEVVAGYVSLILGFAWMTGGFLGKALINKAFLPKIRYANFVQILLIILMFFASYFSNNIYSLVAFAFAIHVTAGFIFNNYFSYCIGRFPNSAGIAGGLTGGIAFIITSAISYGIVAIIRPQIQLQVAEGYFVLGILGLLVLSMIKLRKAHA
- the bglX gene encoding beta-glucosidase BglX encodes the protein MKKLIVIATLALAPMFSAQEMVTKPVQSYQTAQYQAKKKAFVDNLLSKMTLDEKIGQLNLPSSGDFTTGLAKSSDIGKKVEQGLVGGLFNIKGADKIRAVQKVAVENSRLKIPLIFGMDVIHGYETTFPIPLGLAASWDMNLVQQSARVAAKEASSDGINWTYSPMVDISREPRWGRVSEGSGEDPYLGSEIAKNMVYGYQGKDLSLSNTILACVKHFALYGAGEAGRDYNTVDMSHVRMFNEYFPPYKAAVDAGVASVMASFNEVDGVPATGNRWLQTEVLRNKWNFKGFVVTDYTGINEMVDHGMGDLQQVSALALKAGIDMDMVGEGFLTTLKKSLSEGKVTQAEIDLAAKRILEAKYDLGLFTDPYKYGDAKLASKEVYSMENRNIARNAAAQSMVLMKNDNQILPLKKSGTVAVIGPLVNNSLNMAGTWSVAAQHDKAVNLMQGLQENFGKEVKFLSAKGANIDYDAKLEDIYAAHGKKTDRDNRSKEALLKEAVDIANKADVIVLAIGESAEMSGESSSRTEITIPQSQVDLLNELKKTGKPIAMVLFTGRPLALTNVKDTPDAILNVWFAGSEAGNAISDVLFGKVNPSGKLPMTFPRSLGQVPIYYNAKNTGRPLDQKLVDKCEYQRFRSNYMDECNTPLYPFGYGLSYTKFNYSDVTVSNASPKGNQSIQASVTVTNSGNYDGAEVVQLYIRDMVGSITRPVKELKGFQKVMLKKGESKKVTFDITPENLKFYNGDLKYDWESGEFDIMIGTNSEDVKHSKINWTK
- a CDS encoding carboxylesterase family protein; protein product: MKFKFKYIPFLALPFSLSLNAQEIKGELNKEVKRQEKISYILDYPQNAKGNVPLIIFLHGSGERGTNLEIVKAHSPFTYKNLIKEPIAILAPQCPENMWWDTETVYNLIKEIQSKYKIDVSRIYLTGLSMGGWGTLKLAMEHPEMFAAVVSVCAPTDRVMEDNIDQYKDLNIKIFQGGMDDVVLPENAFNFYQKLHPINPTAELTIFPNDNHNSWDSTYSNPKLYEWMLSKRKIVK